The window TCTCCGCGCCCGCCGCCTTGCCGACCTCGTTGGCCTGCTTCATGGCGTCGACCCAGCCGGCGTAGACCTCTTCCTTCACGACGCGCACGGCGATCGGCATGAACGCGTGGTCCTTACCGCAGAGCTCTGAGCACTGTCCGTAGAAGACGCCCTCGACAGTGGGCTTGAACCAAGTGGACGTGACGCGACCGGGAACGGCGTCGACCTTCGAGCCGAAGCCCGGAATGGTCCAGTCGTGAATCACACCGTCGGGCGCCGCCGTGATGAGCACGGTGACGACCTTGTTGACCGGAACGATGACCTCGTTGTCGACGGAGAGATTGCGCACTGCCGGCAGGCTCTGGGCCTTGAGCTCCTCGAGGCCGGCGTCGTCGAGCATGCGCGTTTCGAACGCGATGCCGAGCTCGGGATAGGCGTGCTCCCAGTACCACTGGTAGCCGGTTGCCTTCAGCGTGAGGTCCGCTTTTGGATAGCTGTACTGGAGATTGAGGAGGCGGAAGGAGGGAATGGCTATGGCGACGAGGATGAGGATCGGGACGACCGTCCACGCAACCTCGAGGATCGTATGGTGGGTGACCTTCGACGGCGTCGGGTTGGCGCGCTCGTTGAAGCGGTACATCACGTAGAGCAGCAGCAGCATCACGAAGACGGTGATGGCCACGATGATGATGTTGACGAAGTCGTAGAACTTATGGATTTCCTCGGCCACCGGTGAGGCGGCGCCCTGGAAGCCCATCTCGCCCGGCGACGGCTGGCCCATGGCGGCCCATGCTACCGAAGCCCCAAGCAACAGCATCACAAATGCTGCGGCAGGTGCCGAGCAAAGCAGTCGTCTCAACATTCATCCGCTCCCAAGTGCTGCTCGGCTCGTTGGCCGAGACCCTCCCCACGACAGGCGCTGTTTTTGATCCAGTTCGCCCGCAACAACCGCGCCGGTGCCGAAGCCGCCGAGCGCAGGACGCACGTCCCCAATTGGGAAAAGAGCACAATCGACTTCCATGCCTCAAGTCAAGCTTAATGCGGCATTTCCACGCGTTGCGGC of the Hyphomicrobium album genome contains:
- the coxB gene encoding cytochrome c oxidase subunit II: MLRRLLCSAPAAAFVMLLLGASVAWAAMGQPSPGEMGFQGAASPVAEEIHKFYDFVNIIIVAITVFVMLLLLYVMYRFNERANPTPSKVTHHTILEVAWTVVPILILVAIAIPSFRLLNLQYSYPKADLTLKATGYQWYWEHAYPELGIAFETRMLDDAGLEELKAQSLPAVRNLSVDNEVIVPVNKVVTVLITAAPDGVIHDWTIPGFGSKVDAVPGRVTSTWFKPTVEGVFYGQCSELCGKDHAFMPIAVRVVKEEVYAGWVDAMKQANEVGKAAGAEKDKEKRKELLKQKKDLLEKAKGVVRQAALEQAGVRKFAKTDDATQAK